In a genomic window of Amphiprion ocellaris isolate individual 3 ecotype Okinawa chromosome 13, ASM2253959v1, whole genome shotgun sequence:
- the tapt1a gene encoding transmembrane anterior posterior transformation protein 1 homolog isoform X1, giving the protein MAGVSGTELSDEKDAEIELKKRQKRPWEDLHRSGKIGITAELPETLGFYDISAVRREQPELSADPSLTRFICAELTRGYFLEHNEAKYTERRERVYTCMRIPKELEKLMIFGFFLCVDAFLYVFTLLPLRVLLALLRLLTLPCCGFRARTCPYCRRSSGSRLLQPAQVCDVLKGLILVLCFSMMHYVDYSMMYHMIRGQSVIKLYIIYNMLEVADRLFSSFGQDILDALYWTATEPKERKRDSIGVIPHFFMAVFYVFLHAILIMVQASTLNVAFNSHNKSLLTIMMSNNFVEIKGSVFKKFEKNNLFQMSNSGKIFSPP; this is encoded by the exons ATGGCGGGCGTGTCGGGGACCGAGCTGTCAGACGAGAAAGATGCTGAAATTGAGCTGAAGAAGCGACAGAAGAGACCGTGGGAGGACCTGCACCGGTCGGGTAAAATCGGCATAACCGCGGAGCTGCCAGAAACGTTGGGTTTCTACGACATAAGCGCTGTCAGGAGGGAACAGCCGGAGCTCTCAGCAG ATCCGTCGTTGACACGCTTCATTTGCGCAGAGCTCACCAGAGGTTACTTCCTGGAACACAATGAGGCAAAGTACACCGAGCGAAGGGAGAGAGTTTACACATGCATGCGTATTCCCAAGGAGCTGGAGAAG CTGATGATCTTTGGCTTCTTCCTGTGTGTGGACGCCTTCCTGTACGTCTTCACCCTGCTGCCCCTCAGGGTGCTGCTGGCCCTGCTCCGCCTCCTCACCCTGCCATGCTGTGGCTTCAG GGCACGCACATGCCCCTACTGCAGAAGAAGCAG tGGTTCGCGGCTTCTGCAGCCTGCACAGGTGTGCGACGTGCTGAAGGGCCTGATCCTGGTGCTGTGCTTCTCCATGATGCATTATGTGGATTACTCCATGATGTACCACATGATCAGAGGACAGTCTGTCATCAAACTCTACATCATCTACAACATGTTGGAG GTTGCAGACCGCCTCTTTTCCTCCTTCGGTCAAGACATCCTGGATGCTTTGTACTGGACAGCCACAGAACCCAAAGAGCGGAAAAGAGACAGTATAGGAGTCATCCCTCACTTCTTCATGGCTGTCTTTTATGTCT TCCTTCATGCCATCCTCATTATGGTCCAAGCCTCCACTCTTAACGTCGCTTTCAACTCCCACAACAAGTCCCTGCTCACCATTATGATGTCTAACAAT TTTGTGGAGATCAAAGGAAGTGTGTTCAAGAAATTTGAGAAGAACAACTTATTCCAAATGTCTAACAGTGGTAAGATATTCAGTCCTCCATAA
- the tapt1a gene encoding uncharacterized protein tapt1a isoform X2 — MAGVSGTELSDEKDAEIELKKRQKRPWEDLHRSGKIGITAELPETLGFYDISAVRREQPELSADPSLTRFICAELTRGYFLEHNEAKYTERRERVYTCMRIPKELEKLMIFGFFLCVDAFLYVFTLLPLRVLLALLRLLTLPCCGFRARTCPYCRRSSLVLRVMFQSPRQSHHVGSLMFWKDRACMVIFITLLFASDVAAHPQTGGQPTAQLFGAVWGSVCLVQWHLSAVVVVMEGKDSIYLPSLIKYPQLLYRSKLVIFHSQVSFSNTALNQQSSFVFFFLLWIFNLVFHADTMQMMHSDGCLECRT; from the exons ATGGCGGGCGTGTCGGGGACCGAGCTGTCAGACGAGAAAGATGCTGAAATTGAGCTGAAGAAGCGACAGAAGAGACCGTGGGAGGACCTGCACCGGTCGGGTAAAATCGGCATAACCGCGGAGCTGCCAGAAACGTTGGGTTTCTACGACATAAGCGCTGTCAGGAGGGAACAGCCGGAGCTCTCAGCAG ATCCGTCGTTGACACGCTTCATTTGCGCAGAGCTCACCAGAGGTTACTTCCTGGAACACAATGAGGCAAAGTACACCGAGCGAAGGGAGAGAGTTTACACATGCATGCGTATTCCCAAGGAGCTGGAGAAG CTGATGATCTTTGGCTTCTTCCTGTGTGTGGACGCCTTCCTGTACGTCTTCACCCTGCTGCCCCTCAGGGTGCTGCTGGCCCTGCTCCGCCTCCTCACCCTGCCATGCTGTGGCTTCAG GGCACGCACATGCCCCTACTGCAGAAGAAGCAG CTTGGTACTGCGCGTTATGTTCCAGTCTCCAAGGCAAAGCCACCATGTTGGTTCCCTTATGTTTTGGAAAGATCGAGCATGTATGGTCATTTTCATCACCCTGTTGTTTGCCAGTGATGTAGCCGCACACCCTCAAACTGGAGGGCAGCCAACCGCACAGCTCTTTGGAGCAGTTTGGGGCTCAGTTTGCCTCGTTCAGTGGCATCTCtcagcagttgttgttgttatggAAGGAAAAGACTCAATTTATTTACCTTCCCTGATCAAATATCCCCAACTGCTCTACAGAAGCAAACTTGTTATCTTCCACTCACAAGTCAGCTTCTCTAACACGGCTTTAAATCAGCAATCAagctttgtcttctttttcctgCTCTGGATTTTTAATTTGGTGTTTCACGCTGATACAATGCAAATGATGCACAGTGATGGCTGCTTAGAATGCAGAACATAG